The nucleotide sequence tttcaaatatttggctAGATAATTTTATATAGCTTAGATATAACAGAAAATAGACATAATGGGATAATcttaagaattattattttttaataaggacattaaaaaaaaagtcaggtagAGCAAGATAGACAAGCAAGATCTTCCTGGGGCTGGAAAGAGACCCCTTCCTCTGTCACCCTGTGAGCCCTGGGCTATACATTGGTTACCTACCACAGTTAGAACAGGCATCCTGACATTCAATATACAGGTATGTGCACTTGTGTTTCACTGGCTAGGGGACCACAGAGCACAGAGGCCTTTGACATCTCTTATCACCCAAAGTATGTGGCTCAGCACCGTGCTTATAGGACACTCTCAATACATTTTTTGACAGTGATGGGAAGAGATTGGATTTCCATGCCCAGGTCTTTCCCTGGTTTGTTCAGAGCCTGGAGTATTTATTTACCCTCACTCTTCAAAATGGACGAATTCATTCTTGTCATAAATGTAAGGTTTGCGGGACCTTGGCAATTAGTTAAGGCTATCATTCATTCTGCAGAAATCGCTTTGTAAATCAGCTTGATTATTTGGCTcagtttatatttgaaaattttgataTGGAGGAATTCATTGCCCAACCGAAGACATAGGCCCTATTCAAATGCACAGACAAATGCAGAcctcaggaaacaaaacaaacgCACTCCCTGTACTGTTCCTTTAGATCATTGGTCTCCGATTCCAAGCTTTAGCGGAAATAATGAAATGTCAGCCCTCGCATGCCACAAAATTCGAATCACAATGAAAAAGAGGGAAAGGCTCTTTGCCGTTTGCTTCAATATATACAGAACACAAAACAGTGATTTGGACACCAGCAATTTATGACGAGGcaaggaaacaaacaacaaacacaaaTCCACAGGTGGGTTTATTTTTTAAGGTCCCTTCACAACAGCAGCAAACAGCCTTGGGCAGCAGGAAACCTTCAGACCCGCCTCTCCTCCTGCGTGAGTCCTGGAGGCGGGAACGTGGCTGGTTGAGGTTCAAAGACCTGCGCTCTAATTACCAGCATAATTAGAATAAGAACATGTTGCTCACTCCAGAGGGCCAGCCCCGCGCCTCTGCTGCTCTGGGAGAAAGCGTGTTTAAGAATTCCCATGGAGTTGCACGGGAGGAAAAGCGACCCCACGCTGAGCTGCCAACATGGTTGTTAGCGCGCCCCGTGTCATTTCGTGCCACTGTTTTGAATGTGCTAACGAGGCCGCGCCGGGGAGGGGATCAGATTCCCGCACAGTTGTGCCGCTGGCGGAAGTGACTCGTTTTCTGACGACCCTCGTGACAGCCAGAGAATGTCCGTTTCTGGGAGCGCAGCACAGGCTGTGCCATCGAGAAGCCTGGGGTGAGGGGCCCGCTGGGAGGCTGTGGGAGGGAAGGTGACTCCCCACTCCCGGGACGAAGGGCAGGGGGACCAGAAGCCTCCTTTGAGCGCCGTTTGGGATTGAGATGAAGAAGCCACAGCGAGGGGTTAGAAGCAGGTCAGGCAGAAGGCGAGATAAGAACGCCGAGTAGGGTTCTGGGCCGGAGCCGTTCACCGAGACAGGAACCTTGGGAGGGATGCGGTGTCTCCCTGGCATCTCGGTGCAAATGCCCAGAGAGCGGCTGGAACCCCTCgaggctggagcacggggacgccGGCCTGGGGTGTAGGTCTGGGAGCAGGTCACTGACCCCATGAGTCTGGAGGGGCAGCCCGGGCTGTTGGCGGGTGGCGTGCTGTGCAGGGAGAAGGGTCTGGTTCTGCCCCAGGGGCTGGCAGCAGCGACAGTGAGGGACTGGGAAGGGAGGGGACCACAGAGCAGGCTAGGGAGGGAGCTGGGGGGCCGGGGACCCCAGCCCTGGAGTCATGGGCTCAGGAGAACCATCTGCCGGAGGCCTGAGGGACTGAGTAGCACCCACTGGGAGTCATGACCCCGGGTTCCGGGCAAGGCTGGCTCGTGGGCGGGGAGAGGAAACAGACCTGGGTGACTGGAAGAGCAGAAAAAGTGAGAAGTCGGGGAGAGGGGGTGGTAGCAGGAGGGTCTTAGGAGCAGGGAAAGACTTTACAGAACACCCCAGGGGAGACTTAGGAAGAGGAAATCCAGAGGCCTGGGGCTCGGTGGGGTCCTGAAGGGCGTGCACCTTCTCCAGCTTCCCAGACACCGTgacaaaagacatcattctacGCTGCTCAAAAGCAGCCAGAGGCGGCCTCTCCCACGCTCAGGGAGCGAAGGGAATGATCTGGCCAGAGAGCAGCACTCCAGGGTGACTCGGTCCTGCTGTCTAGCCGGCCTCCGGCACTCGCAGGTGGGCCACTCTGGGCAGATCATCTGACTCTCTGAACCACTCTGAACATCAGTCTCTTCATCTCTAAATGAGGGTGCTGGCCGTGTGGATCCACAGGTGTATCCTGAGGTTTGACAGGTACAAAAAGCTTAGGACAGTAAATATTAATAGGCTGGTGCAAATAAATTGCGTTTTTGTCACTAAAAGTAGCAaaaacccgcaattacttttccaccaacctaatattaaatGTGAGTGACTGGGTCAACTTGATGCAGCTTTCTGATCCCTGCCCAGCCTGTGACCAGCTTCTAGGAGGACAGGAGTGGCCTGTGGCCGTGGGTCTTAAGGGCAAGAGAACAACAGAGAGATGTTTCTGGCCCCTCTTGTGTGAAGTGAAGACTTTTAAATGTGAATTTAGAAGCAAGTCTTGGGAGCGAAACCAAAATCAGACCTTGGAGAATGGCAGAAACTCCGACGGAGATGAATGCTGGAGAATCCCAGGCGAAGTTAAATCAACTCGACAGAAGAGCACAGACATGTGATGGGACACCAGGTGGGGGTGACAGGAGGGCACAAGTTGCCTTCTGGGGTGATGGAATGCTCTGTAGCTTGCTCACGATGTGGGGTACTCACAAACGAGCGCTGGTCAGAACTCATTGAATGGTAGCACTTGAGATCTGACCAGTTCAATACATGCTCACTAGACCTGCatctaaaaaaggaaaaggaggaaaaaaaaagagttagaaaCTAAGGGCTAGAGGAAATATGTGACAGACAAAAGAAAGGCTTCTGTAACCAGAATGTGTCTTTTTCATGGGGAGAAATGAACGATATGTCTATACAGGTGTGCACATATGAACATGAATCTGtgaatgtgcacacacatgcatacacatgtacatgcacacatatgcacaaatgCATGTGTGTACACCGGTGTGGGagtgtatacacatgtacatgAACACGTGCACAAACGCGTGTGTGTACTCCCACGTGGGAGCATATACATAagtacatgcacatatatgcacaAATGCATGTGTGTACACCAGTGTGGGagtgtatacacatgtacatgAACACGTGCACAAACGCATGTGTGTACTCCCACGTGGGAGCATATACATAagtacatgcacatatatgcacaAACGCATGTGTGTACACCGTGTGGGAGCATGTACACATGTACCTGAACACGTATGCACAaatgcatgtgtgtacacccacATGGGAGCATATACATAAgtacatgcacatgtacacacaaatgtatgtgtgtacaccTGTGTGGGAgcgtatacatatgtacatgcacAAATACATGTTTGTACACCCGCGTGGGAGCGTATACAGATGTACATGCACACGTACGCACAaatgcatgtgtgtacacccgCATGGGagtgtatacacatgtacatgcacAAATGCATGTGTCTACATCCGCATGAGGGCGTATGCATATGTACATGCACAAATGCATGTGTGTACACCTGTGTGGGAGTGTATACAGATGTACATGCACAAATGCATGTGTGTACACGTGGgagcatatacatatgtacatgcacaaatacatgtgtgtacacccaTGTGGGAGTGTATACATAAACCCTaacatgtacatgcacacatatgcacaaataCACGTGTGTACACCCGCGTGGGAGTGTATACagatgtacatgcacacacatgaacaAATGCATGTGTGCTGTGTGTACACCCACATGGGagcatatacatatttatacacatgCACGTGAATATGCACATGTGCATTTATCCAcgtatacatgtacacacacgtgcatgcatatgcatatgtataaacCCAACACACGCAGATGAAAGAGtgaaagaagacacagaaaagtGAATCTGTGCTTTTGCCAACTCACACTTCTACTTGAACAAGTCAACTGTGGTCCCTGCCAAGTGCACATCAAAAAGGCCTGAGCATCCCTGATGGTCCACTCTCTGCATGGACACTTGGCATTTCCCAACAGAGCCAGGGCCCGTCGGAAATGTGGGTTGGGTTCAGAGGTCGGTTTCCATGGCGTCCTGCCGCACTCCAGCTGCTGGTCTCACACGTAGCCGTCTAACTTCCCCACACATCAGCCATCCTTCTACAGCTACAGACGAGCACAGCAAAGACAGAACACATGTGTAAGGCACATATCCTGCACCCAAAACAGACGCGTGCTCAGTACAGGACGGTTCACATCATCTCCGTCATCATTATCACCGTCATCGTCACCTCATCATCATCGCCATCACCATGAAGGGGAACAGCTCTGCCTTCTCCAGGATCTCTTCCTTAGCCATGATCTGTCTTTGGAACCCTAATGGAACAGAGGAAGACAGCATTACAAAGGCAGACTCCAGACTCCAGGCCCCACACAGTGGGCAGGCCCCGTTCCCGCTGGGCCCTCAGCTCTGAGAGCAGGAGGCTGGGAAGGCTTGTGCTGGGTACAGGGCCAGGTGGGTCCTGCACGTGTGAATGGGCACAGGTGGGAAAGGCGTCTAGGGTGGGAGGAGCCACACACACGAAGGCTGTGAGCTAGGAAAGGGCAGACGGCTAGCAGAGTTCAGGTGGAGGCCTCTGGGTGTTGCGGCTGGTGCCAGCTCGGACACCCTGTGTCAGTCCCGAACAG is from Pongo abelii isolate AG06213 chromosome 14, NHGRI_mPonAbe1-v2.0_pri, whole genome shotgun sequence and encodes:
- the LOC103892299 gene encoding uncharacterized protein LOC103892299, with the translated sequence MVVSAPRVISCHCFECANEAAPGRGSDSRTVVPLAEVTRFLTTLVTARECPFLGAQHRLCHREAWGGHGLHGSLSRQGLPWGGAASRRLTRNSQGSWEMNENKQTNSLRSTQRKKNHILLPSS